The Streptococcus pluranimalium genome contains a region encoding:
- a CDS encoding NUDIX hydrolase, translating into MLSSIEKTLKSYHPKPLGQDRAYAVLLPLMRIDDEWHVLYEVRSEKISQPGEVAFPGGRIEEGECPEAAAIRETQEELNLPKKAITILGEIDYLVQHHRTIHCFVGEININCLSAICPNKDEVAKVFTIPLSSLMETPPTYYKLRAKMKPGEDFPVDRLHKNGKDYRFTSRSDKIPFYEQGPETLWGLTAMFTHRFTEIIKECDID; encoded by the coding sequence ATGCTATCATCAATCGAAAAAACGCTAAAATCATATCACCCAAAACCACTCGGGCAAGATAGAGCCTATGCTGTACTCCTCCCTTTAATGCGCATTGATGATGAGTGGCATGTGCTTTACGAAGTCCGCAGTGAAAAGATTTCGCAACCTGGGGAAGTAGCCTTTCCTGGCGGACGTATCGAAGAGGGTGAATGCCCAGAAGCGGCTGCTATTCGAGAAACACAGGAAGAATTAAATCTTCCCAAGAAAGCTATCACAATCCTCGGAGAGATTGATTATCTTGTTCAACATCACCGAACCATCCATTGCTTTGTCGGAGAAATTAACATCAACTGTCTCTCAGCCATTTGCCCTAATAAGGATGAAGTCGCAAAAGTTTTCACTATTCCTCTCAGCTCACTCATGGAGACACCTCCGACTTACTACAAATTACGAGCCAAAATGAAGCCTGGGGAAGATTTTCCTGTTGATCGTCTACATAAAAATGGTAAAGATTATCGTTTCACATCACGCTCTGATAAAATCCCCTTTTACGAGCAAGGTCCCGAAACACTTTGGGGATTAACAGCCATGTTCACCCATCGCTTTACAGAAATCATAAAAGAATGCGACATTGATTAA
- a CDS encoding ABC transporter permease codes for MKQLLLVAKETYLRQVKSWAFLLMILSPFIFLAFSMGIGYLTGSAAASSAKVAVVLEDNSMKKAFTEIDGTTFKYKTEKTAKKALKAEDISGYLLVESADQQLEATYYSDASLAEQTKREFLQVLGSLQSQLNMVEAQLSPQQVETLAQEPSFKEDIKEKGDLQKAGKYITFFGLTFIMYFIILTYAGSTAQEIASEKGTKIMEVIFSSVPANLYFYGRILGIFGVITTHLGIYALGGFLAYKLMPQFAFSKDMVDSIKPMVDTVIDNLDWTMLFFAIFGILLYVVLAALCGSLVVRVEDVNKAVQPVMYLVIVGFVGAITLGQQGQDNLILEIGSYVPFISSFFMPIRLINGYATATETLISLSILAVTTIICILYIGKSYSGLILQTDDVGLFKSLKRGLNHK; via the coding sequence ATGAAACAACTGTTATTAGTTGCCAAAGAAACCTATCTTAGACAGGTCAAGTCTTGGGCCTTCCTCCTCATGATCCTGTCCCCTTTTATCTTTCTTGCTTTTTCAATGGGTATTGGGTATTTGACGGGGTCTGCAGCGGCTAGTTCGGCTAAAGTAGCTGTCGTTTTGGAAGATAATTCGATGAAGAAAGCTTTCACAGAGATTGATGGAACGACTTTCAAGTATAAGACAGAAAAAACTGCTAAAAAAGCGCTCAAAGCTGAGGATATATCGGGCTATCTCCTTGTTGAATCCGCAGATCAACAGCTAGAAGCGACCTACTATAGCGATGCTAGTTTGGCTGAACAGACTAAAAGGGAGTTTCTCCAAGTATTAGGGAGCTTACAAAGTCAACTTAACATGGTAGAAGCTCAGTTAAGCCCACAACAAGTGGAAACCTTAGCACAGGAGCCTAGTTTTAAAGAGGATATTAAAGAAAAGGGAGACTTGCAAAAAGCAGGTAAATACATTACCTTCTTTGGTCTGACCTTTATTATGTATTTCATTATCTTGACTTATGCAGGTTCAACAGCTCAGGAGATTGCTAGTGAAAAGGGAACAAAAATTATGGAAGTCATTTTTTCAAGTGTTCCAGCAAATCTCTATTTCTATGGTCGTATTCTAGGGATTTTTGGGGTTATTACCACACATTTAGGTATTTATGCTCTGGGGGGATTCTTGGCTTATAAGCTTATGCCTCAATTTGCTTTTAGTAAAGATATGGTAGACAGTATTAAGCCTATGGTTGACACCGTCATTGATAATTTAGATTGGACCATGCTCTTTTTTGCCATCTTTGGGATTTTGCTTTACGTTGTCCTGGCAGCGCTTTGTGGTTCCTTAGTGGTACGTGTGGAAGATGTCAACAAAGCAGTTCAACCGGTTATGTATCTTGTCATTGTTGGTTTTGTTGGTGCTATTACCCTTGGTCAGCAAGGTCAGGATAATCTAATTTTAGAAATTGGTTCCTACGTGCCCTTTATTTCTTCCTTCTTTATGCCGATTCGATTGATCAATGGTTATGCTACTGCGACAGAAACTCTGATTTCTTTGAGTATTTTAGCAGTAACAACAATTATCTGTATCTTATATATCGGTAAATCCTATTCAGGTTTGATTTTGCAGACAGATGATGTCGGTCTTTTCAAGAGTCTTAAGCGTGGCTTGAATCATAAATAA
- a CDS encoding ABC transporter ATP-binding protein, whose amino-acid sequence MIRISKLSKSYDKHEVIKSMSFEVPSGSICGLVGKNGAGKTTLFHSILNFVTYDGEIELDGKPLTTKTNARIGYLPEERSLMPKLTVFDQVRYLASLKGMSRREVSQKLPLWMEKLEVKGKVTDKIKSLSKGNQQKIQLIITLIHEPDLIILDEPFSGLDPVNTALLKEIILAEKDRGATIIFSDHVMTNVEELCDSLVMISDGNIVLNGSIQEIRESFGRTRLFVSNDVPRERLENLEHVISISQTKQGNWRLVLDDAAAGPMLFKAISGGHYVSTFDQQAPTIDEIFKMKSGVEL is encoded by the coding sequence ATGATTAGGATTTCAAAACTCTCCAAGAGCTATGATAAGCATGAGGTGATAAAGAGCATGTCATTTGAAGTACCGTCTGGCAGTATTTGTGGTCTCGTCGGAAAAAATGGTGCGGGTAAGACAACACTTTTTCACTCCATTTTAAATTTTGTGACCTATGATGGTGAGATAGAGTTAGATGGAAAGCCTTTAACTACAAAGACGAATGCACGTATTGGCTATCTTCCTGAGGAACGAAGTCTCATGCCCAAGCTGACTGTGTTTGATCAGGTTCGCTATTTGGCTAGTCTTAAAGGCATGTCTCGTAGAGAAGTCAGTCAAAAACTTCCTCTTTGGATGGAGAAGTTAGAAGTTAAGGGAAAAGTAACAGATAAAATCAAGAGTCTCTCTAAAGGTAACCAACAAAAAATTCAGCTGATTATCACTTTGATTCATGAGCCTGATTTGATTATTTTAGATGAGCCTTTCTCAGGTCTTGACCCTGTTAATACAGCTCTTTTAAAAGAGATTATTTTAGCTGAGAAAGACCGCGGAGCAACGATCATCTTTTCAGACCATGTCATGACTAACGTTGAGGAGTTGTGTGATTCCTTGGTGATGATTAGCGATGGCAATATAGTGCTTAACGGTAGTATTCAAGAGATACGTGAGTCATTTGGTCGTACCCGTCTCTTTGTTTCAAATGATGTGCCAAGAGAACGTCTGGAGAATCTTGAGCATGTTATTTCTATTAGTCAGACGAAACAAGGCAACTGGCGTTTGGTCTTAGATGATGCGGCTGCTGGTCCTATGTTGTTCAAGGCTATTAGTGGAGGACACTATGTATCGACATTTGACCAACAAGCGCCAACTATTGATGAGATCTTTAAAATGAAATCGGGGGTAGAATTATGA
- a CDS encoding PadR family transcriptional regulator, translated as MYFPVSSTLIEFLILAILEKEDSYGYEISQTIKLAATIKESTLYPILKKLGQAGYVSHYSQEHQGRKRKYYALTEDGRNHLNDLKTQWQSYKDTLDGIVEGSLRHDKD; from the coding sequence ATGTACTTTCCAGTATCATCAACCCTGATTGAATTTTTGATTTTAGCCATTCTTGAAAAGGAAGATTCCTACGGCTACGAAATTAGCCAGACGATTAAATTAGCAGCAACGATCAAGGAGTCAACTCTTTATCCTATTTTAAAGAAATTAGGACAAGCAGGCTACGTCTCTCATTATAGTCAGGAACACCAAGGTCGCAAACGCAAGTATTACGCCTTAACAGAAGATGGAAGAAATCACCTAAACGATTTAAAAACGCAATGGCAAAGTTATAAGGATACCCTAGATGGGATTGTGGAAGGGAGTTTAAGACATGACAAGGACTGA
- a CDS encoding DUF1700 domain-containing protein produces MTRTEYLKQLDKYLHRLPEEDYQEAMDYFTEYFDEAGPENEGHVMEELGTPKEAAQDILNALWDKKENQEDDSQKSRAKTLWIALLALFAAPLALPIILLVVGLIIAAVAIIFAFVVTALALLVAGIAVLAVLIWESFTLVPHSLAAAALGVGTGLLILGIGILLWLFFMALAKAMTRILLAIISRLTKKGQAS; encoded by the coding sequence ATGACAAGGACTGAATACTTAAAGCAGCTGGATAAATATCTGCACCGTTTACCAGAGGAAGATTACCAAGAAGCTATGGACTACTTCACCGAATACTTTGATGAAGCTGGTCCTGAAAACGAAGGCCATGTTATGGAAGAATTGGGAACACCTAAGGAAGCTGCCCAAGATATTCTAAATGCTCTTTGGGATAAAAAAGAAAATCAGGAAGACGATAGCCAAAAATCACGCGCTAAAACGCTCTGGATTGCTCTCCTAGCACTTTTTGCTGCACCTTTGGCACTTCCTATTATCTTGCTGGTTGTCGGGCTTATCATTGCTGCTGTTGCCATTATATTTGCTTTTGTCGTCACAGCTCTCGCCCTCTTAGTAGCAGGTATCGCTGTTCTAGCCGTTCTCATTTGGGAAAGTTTCACGCTCGTTCCACACTCGTTAGCCGCTGCAGCGCTAGGAGTAGGAACAGGATTACTAATCTTAGGGATTGGCATATTACTTTGGCTTTTCTTTATGGCATTAGCAAAAGCTATGACCCGTATCCTACTAGCTATTATCAGTCGTCTCACTAAGAAAGGACAGGCATCATGA
- a CDS encoding DUF4097 family beta strand repeat-containing protein, protein MKKSTKFLFILSLFCIGFGIVAILWGDKNGGLKDIKEATAAQKIQKELSSFKQLDLNLNTRDLVIEPSKDDKWHLSYYSDDKVLGELSTQQDGDKLSLKDLEKDNIVTGPLSALGYYLNNQDKDSHDVVLSVPKDAKFDSIKGYVSGSAHLYNFSVKEVNLTSESIFTDDTSISKADFSASSLYLDNSNISQLKLKASDYLSLTNSTIKDSELEGDATILDIDKSRLQNTSVAIENGSFTLTDTELDNVSLTGDSNAITAKQLILKNLVEITSHYSDITLQLDDKTRTSTNFNIKVTNDDLEVSDMIAGPDKVTSDDNQENLTFNKQVKDNKATLTIDNQEGPVSID, encoded by the coding sequence ATGAAAAAATCAACTAAATTTCTTTTCATTCTTTCCCTCTTTTGTATTGGCTTTGGAATAGTTGCGATTCTCTGGGGAGATAAAAACGGTGGGTTAAAAGATATCAAAGAAGCGACAGCTGCCCAAAAAATTCAAAAAGAGTTAAGCTCATTTAAACAGTTGGATCTCAATTTAAACACCCGTGATCTCGTTATTGAACCGTCTAAAGATGACAAATGGCACTTAAGCTACTACTCTGATGACAAGGTCTTAGGAGAATTATCCACCCAACAAGATGGTGATAAACTCTCTCTAAAGGATCTTGAAAAAGATAATATAGTGACCGGACCACTATCAGCCTTAGGTTATTACCTCAATAATCAAGACAAAGACAGCCACGACGTGGTACTGTCAGTTCCTAAGGATGCTAAATTCGATAGTATCAAAGGCTACGTTTCAGGCTCAGCCCATCTCTATAATTTCTCAGTTAAAGAGGTCAATCTTACTTCTGAATCTATCTTCACTGACGACACAAGCATTTCAAAAGCCGACTTCTCTGCTTCATCTCTTTATTTGGATAACAGTAATATCAGTCAGTTAAAACTAAAAGCTTCGGACTATCTTTCATTGACCAATTCAACCATTAAAGATAGTGAACTTGAGGGAGACGCTACCATCCTAGACATCGATAAAAGTCGGCTTCAAAACACGTCAGTTGCTATTGAAAATGGCTCTTTCACTTTGACAGATACGGAACTTGATAACGTCTCTCTAACCGGCGACAGCAATGCCATTACTGCTAAGCAACTAATTCTCAAAAATCTAGTTGAAATCACTAGTCATTATAGCGATATCACTCTTCAATTAGATGATAAAACACGTACAAGTACTAACTTTAACATCAAGGTAACAAATGACGATCTCGAGGTATCTGATATGATTGCTGGACCAGATAAGGTAACTTCGGATGACAATCAAGAAAATCTCACTTTCAATAAACAGGTCAAAGATAATAAGGCGACCTTAACCATTGATAACCAAGAAGGACCTGTTTCGATTGACTAG
- a CDS encoding DUF1304 domain-containing protein, whose product MSIMTLILATLVALEHFYIMYLETFATQSETTGRVFNMSLEERSRDSVSKLFKNQGIYNGLIAIFLLFGILTGNQTLVVVFLLNVVLAAAYGALTADKKIILTQGGLAILALITLLF is encoded by the coding sequence ATGTCAATTATGACACTTATTTTAGCTACTTTAGTGGCTTTGGAACACTTTTACATCATGTATTTAGAGACTTTTGCGACTCAGTCGGAGACGACAGGCCGCGTCTTTAACATGTCTCTCGAGGAGCGCTCACGTGACTCTGTTAGTAAATTATTCAAGAACCAAGGGATTTACAATGGTTTGATTGCTATTTTTCTTCTATTTGGGATTTTGACGGGGAATCAGACGCTAGTAGTCGTTTTCTTGCTTAATGTAGTTCTTGCCGCAGCTTATGGAGCCTTGACTGCTGATAAGAAAATCATTCTAACACAGGGTGGTTTGGCTATCTTAGCTCTGATAACTCTACTATTTTAA
- a CDS encoding flavocytochrome c, whose translation MKKNWLKIIACFVAIFVLVACGKSSNDSKETKSSSSSKEEAVSGASQKTYTDPSEVKDSYDVVVVGSGGAGMAAALSAQEAGADVAIFEKMPVIGGNTNKSSGGMNASETKFQKEQGIDDTNDLFYEETLKGGKGTNNPELLRYMVDNSAEAIDWLDGMGITLSDVTFSGGFSKERIHRPADGSAVGGYLVDGLYNNLKEKKVPIFVNADVTEITDKDGAVTGVKVKMAKKTKTISAKAVIDTAGGFGSNMEMITEYKPELKNYVTTNHKGASGDGIALAEKLGADTVQMDQIQIHPTVYQEKGKDPFLVSEAIRGEGAVLINAEGKRFYNEMETRDNVSAAINRLPERSAYVVFDQQLREHSKSIDTYEEKGMVIKADSIEDLAKKMDVSAENMTATIDAWNKSVAAKNDSEFGRTTGMDRDISKGPFYAIKIAPGIHHTMGGLKINTNTEVLKKDGSAIPGLFAAGEVTGGVHGSNRIGGNAVADIVVFGRQAGTKAAEFAK comes from the coding sequence ATGAAAAAGAATTGGTTAAAGATTATAGCTTGCTTTGTAGCAATCTTTGTCTTGGTAGCTTGTGGTAAGTCTTCAAATGATTCAAAAGAGACAAAATCCTCATCGTCTTCAAAAGAAGAAGCTGTTTCAGGGGCTTCACAAAAAACCTATACAGATCCTTCAGAAGTAAAAGATAGCTATGATGTTGTCGTTGTTGGTTCTGGAGGTGCCGGTATGGCAGCTGCTCTCTCAGCTCAAGAAGCCGGAGCAGATGTTGCTATTTTTGAAAAAATGCCTGTCATTGGTGGTAATACCAATAAATCATCTGGAGGTATGAACGCTTCCGAAACAAAATTCCAAAAAGAACAAGGGATTGATGACACTAATGATTTGTTCTACGAGGAAACTCTAAAAGGTGGTAAAGGGACTAACAACCCAGAATTACTTCGTTACATGGTAGATAATTCTGCAGAAGCAATTGACTGGCTAGATGGCATGGGAATTACTTTGAGTGATGTTACATTCTCTGGTGGATTCTCTAAAGAGCGTATTCACCGTCCAGCAGATGGTTCAGCTGTAGGTGGTTACTTGGTAGATGGTCTTTACAATAACTTGAAAGAGAAAAAAGTTCCTATCTTTGTGAACGCAGATGTTACAGAAATTACCGACAAAGATGGTGCTGTCACTGGTGTTAAGGTTAAAATGGCTAAGAAAACAAAAACAATTTCAGCGAAAGCCGTTATTGACACTGCTGGTGGTTTCGGTTCTAATATGGAAATGATTACTGAATACAAACCAGAATTGAAAAATTATGTTACAACCAACCATAAAGGTGCATCTGGTGATGGTATTGCCCTTGCTGAGAAGCTCGGTGCAGACACTGTTCAAATGGATCAAATCCAAATTCACCCAACTGTCTATCAAGAGAAAGGTAAAGATCCTTTCTTAGTATCAGAAGCTATCCGTGGTGAGGGCGCTGTTCTTATCAATGCAGAAGGTAAACGTTTCTACAATGAAATGGAAACACGTGATAATGTTTCTGCAGCAATCAATAGGCTTCCAGAACGTTCGGCATACGTTGTCTTTGATCAACAACTTCGCGAACATTCAAAATCAATTGATACTTACGAAGAAAAAGGTATGGTGATTAAAGCCGATTCTATTGAAGATTTGGCTAAGAAAATGGATGTTTCAGCAGAAAACATGACAGCAACAATTGATGCTTGGAATAAATCAGTTGCCGCTAAGAATGATTCAGAATTTGGTCGCACAACAGGTATGGATCGTGACATTTCAAAAGGACCTTTCTATGCGATTAAGATTGCACCAGGTATCCACCACACAATGGGTGGTCTTAAAATCAATACAAACACAGAAGTATTGAAAAAAGATGGATCAGCTATTCCAGGTCTCTTTGCTGCAGGTGAAGTAACTGGTGGCGTACACGGAAGCAACCGTATCGGTGGTAACGCCGTTGCTGATATCGTTGTCTTTGGTCGTCAAGCAGGTACAAAAGCTGCTGAATTTGCTAAATAA
- the rpsD gene encoding 30S ribosomal protein S4: MSRYTGPSWKQARRLGLSLTGTGKELARRNYVPGQHGPNNRSKLSEYGLQLAEKQKLRFTYGMGEKQFRNLFVQATKIKGGILGYNFMLLLERRLDNVVYRLGLATTRRQARQFVNHGHILVDGKRVDIPSYRVEVGQVISVREKSAKVPAILEAVEATVGRPAFVSFDAEKLEGSLTRLPERDEIHPEINEALIVEFYNKML, from the coding sequence ATGTCACGTTATACAGGACCATCATGGAAACAAGCCCGTCGTCTTGGCTTGTCACTTACAGGAACAGGTAAAGAGCTTGCTCGCCGTAACTACGTTCCAGGACAACACGGACCAAACAACCGTTCAAAACTTTCTGAGTACGGTTTGCAATTAGCTGAAAAACAAAAATTGCGTTTCACTTACGGAATGGGTGAAAAACAATTCCGTAACTTGTTCGTACAAGCTACAAAAATCAAAGGCGGAATCCTTGGTTACAACTTCATGCTTCTTCTTGAGCGTCGTCTTGACAACGTTGTTTACCGTTTAGGTCTTGCAACGACTCGCCGTCAAGCTCGTCAATTCGTAAACCACGGTCATATTCTTGTTGACGGAAAACGCGTTGATATCCCATCATACCGTGTTGAAGTTGGTCAAGTGATCTCAGTTCGCGAAAAATCAGCTAAAGTTCCAGCTATCCTTGAAGCAGTTGAAGCTACAGTTGGACGTCCAGCATTCGTATCATTCGATGCTGAAAAACTCGAAGGATCTCTTACTCGTCTCCCAGAACGTGATGAAATCCACCCAGAAATCAACGAAGCACTTATCGTTGAATTCTACAACAAAATGCTTTAA
- a CDS encoding helix-turn-helix domain-containing protein has protein sequence MILDKETILAITLKKYRQDNGLTQAELAEQLDVSDKTISKWENGETYPSKRNMMRLSDQLGVSIESLLIESSQKESRGLRVGNYTIDYIYLIVMVPFIIMAIKTQNYVFFSSVIVLFIIGAKKQ, from the coding sequence ATGATATTGGATAAAGAAACGATTTTAGCCATAACCCTAAAAAAATACCGTCAAGACAATGGATTGACACAAGCAGAATTAGCAGAGCAGTTAGATGTTTCTGATAAGACGATTTCAAAATGGGAAAATGGGGAAACCTATCCTAGTAAACGGAATATGATGAGGCTTAGTGACCAACTAGGAGTCAGCATCGAGTCCTTACTGATTGAAAGTTCACAAAAAGAAAGTAGAGGATTACGTGTAGGAAATTATACGATTGATTACATATACTTAATAGTTATGGTTCCTTTCATCATAATGGCTATAAAGACCCAGAATTATGTATTTTTCTCGAGTGTTATCGTGTTATTTATTATTGGAGCAAAGAAACAATAG
- a CDS encoding Veg family protein, producing MSDAFADVAKMKKIKDDVKNHEGQLVELTLENGRKREKTKTGRLIEVYQSLFIVEYNEQSDEPGAINNSYVESYTYSDILTEKTLIRYFDEEETAE from the coding sequence ATGAGTGATGCATTTGCTGATGTAGCCAAAATGAAGAAAATTAAAGATGATGTCAAAAATCATGAAGGACAGTTGGTTGAATTAACTTTAGAGAATGGTCGTAAGCGTGAAAAAACCAAAACAGGCCGCTTGATTGAAGTATATCAATCATTGTTTATCGTTGAATACAACGAACAATCAGATGAACCAGGAGCTATCAACAATTCTTATGTTGAATCTTATACTTACTCTGATATTTTGACAGAGAAAACCTTGATTCGTTATTTTGACGAAGAAGAAACAGCTGAATAG
- the dnaB gene encoding replicative DNA helicase: MADTPELRVQPQDLVAEQSVLGSIFISPDKLITVREFIEADDFYKYAHKVIFRAMITLSDRHDAIDATTVRNILDSQGDLQNIGGLSYIVELVNSVPTSANADYYAKIVAEKAMLRNIIKRLTDTVNEAYEGSLDSEEIIAGAEKALIDINEHSNRSGFRTIASVLDQNFENLEIRAQQTSDVTGLPTGFRDLDRITTGLHPDQLIILAARPAVGKTAFVLNIAQNVGTKQNKAVAIFSLEMGAESLVDRMLAAEGMIDSHSLRTGQLTEQDWTNVMIAQGALAEAPIYIDDTPGIKITEIRARSRKLAQEVDGGLGLIVIDYLQLISGTRPENRQQEVSEISRQLKILAKELRVPVIALSQLSRGVEQRQDKRPVLSDIRESGSIEQDADIVAFLYRDDYYRKEGEESEEAIEDNTVEVILEKNRAGARGTVKLMFQKEYNKFSSIAQFEEF; encoded by the coding sequence ATGGCGGACACACCAGAATTACGTGTACAGCCACAAGATTTGGTAGCCGAGCAGTCTGTTTTGGGATCCATCTTTATCTCACCAGACAAGCTGATAACGGTTCGTGAGTTTATCGAAGCAGATGACTTTTATAAGTATGCCCATAAGGTTATTTTCAGGGCAATGATCACCCTAAGTGATCGTCACGATGCTATCGATGCGACAACAGTTAGAAATATTCTTGATAGTCAAGGAGACCTTCAAAATATCGGAGGGCTCTCTTACATTGTAGAATTAGTTAATAGTGTTCCAACTAGTGCTAACGCAGATTACTACGCTAAAATTGTGGCTGAAAAAGCCATGTTGCGTAATATTATCAAGCGCTTAACAGATACTGTCAATGAAGCTTATGAAGGATCTCTTGATTCAGAAGAAATCATTGCTGGTGCTGAAAAAGCCTTGATTGATATTAATGAACACAGTAATCGAAGTGGATTTAGAACGATTGCTAGTGTACTCGATCAAAACTTTGAAAATCTTGAAATTCGTGCCCAGCAGACATCTGATGTCACAGGACTTCCAACAGGATTTAGAGATTTGGACCGTATTACAACTGGTTTACACCCAGACCAACTGATTATTTTAGCTGCTCGTCCTGCGGTCGGTAAGACTGCTTTTGTTCTTAACATCGCTCAAAATGTTGGAACAAAGCAAAATAAGGCTGTTGCCATTTTCTCTCTTGAGATGGGGGCAGAAAGTTTGGTTGACCGTATGCTAGCTGCAGAAGGGATGATTGATTCCCATTCTCTGCGTACGGGGCAACTGACCGAGCAAGACTGGACAAATGTAATGATTGCTCAGGGCGCACTTGCTGAAGCACCCATTTACATTGATGATACACCAGGGATTAAGATTACCGAGATTCGAGCCCGTTCTCGTAAACTCGCGCAAGAAGTTGATGGTGGTCTAGGGTTGATTGTTATTGACTACTTGCAGTTGATTTCAGGGACTCGTCCTGAAAATCGTCAACAAGAGGTCTCAGAGATTTCACGTCAGTTGAAGATTCTGGCAAAAGAATTACGAGTTCCCGTGATTGCTCTTAGTCAGCTCTCTCGTGGCGTTGAGCAACGTCAGGATAAGCGACCGGTTCTTTCGGATATTCGTGAATCAGGGTCTATCGAGCAGGATGCAGATATCGTTGCCTTTCTTTATCGTGATGATTATTACCGAAAAGAAGGTGAGGAATCAGAAGAAGCCATCGAGGATAATACAGTCGAAGTCATCCTTGAGAAAAACCGTGCTGGCGCGCGTGGAACTGTTAAGTTGATGTTCCAGAAAGAATATAATAAGTTTTCAAGTATAGCTCAATTTGAAGAGTTTTAA
- the rplI gene encoding 50S ribosomal protein L9, with protein MRVIFLQDVKGKGKKGEVKEVPTGYAQNFLLKKNLAKEATSQAIGELKGKQKSEEKHQAEILAEAKATKVELEKEETRVQFTEKVGPDGRTFGSVTAKKIAEELQKQFGIKVDKRHIELDHPIRAIGLIEVPVKLHKEVTADIKLAIKEV; from the coding sequence ATGAGAGTTATTTTCTTACAAGATGTTAAAGGAAAGGGTAAAAAAGGAGAAGTTAAAGAAGTACCAACTGGGTATGCTCAAAACTTCTTATTGAAGAAAAATTTGGCTAAAGAAGCTACTAGTCAAGCTATTGGTGAGCTTAAAGGTAAACAAAAATCTGAAGAAAAACACCAAGCTGAGATTCTAGCAGAGGCTAAAGCCACAAAAGTTGAACTTGAAAAAGAAGAAACACGTGTGCAGTTTACCGAAAAAGTTGGTCCTGATGGTCGTACTTTCGGTTCTGTTACGGCTAAGAAAATTGCTGAAGAGTTGCAGAAACAATTTGGCATCAAAGTTGATAAACGTCATATTGAGTTAGATCATCCGATTCGTGCGATTGGTTTGATTGAAGTACCTGTTAAATTACATAAAGAAGTAACTGCTGATATTAAGTTGGCTATAAAAGAAGTATAA